Genomic window (Magnolia sinica isolate HGM2019 chromosome 10, MsV1, whole genome shotgun sequence):
ctgtgttttttttttcttttttccttctaattTTCTGTTCTCTTTTGAGAAGCAAATGTGATGGTCAATATCCAATGCTGCATTTTCAGGTCTTTTGGCAACTGTAGCAGAAGATATGATTCTCCGTTTGTTTGATGTTGTGGCGTTACGGATGGTTCGTAAATTTGACTGTCATACAGACCGTGTTACTGACCTATGTTTCAGTGAGGATGGGAAATGGCTTTTATCTTCAAGCATGGATGGAAGCCTTAGAATTTGGGATGTTATTTTCGCAAGACAGATAGATGCAATGCATGTTGATGTTTCTATCACGGCGTTATCTCTGTCACCGAATATGGATATCATTCtgtgcaactttttttttttttaaataaataaataaaatttacatggagaactttattcttcctacatttttctctaatacatatttatataaatatgtatgtataagcatataattttattttatttttctctctctctctctctctttttcttcctttctttctttattcatttaacaagaatattttctaacctaaaattagttacttgacataccataattgattttggggtaggagaagctactttagccaaccaacctggttattttccaagattggtcgatggtcgaaaatccatttcattaacttcgcggtcaatttcactcacttggCGGTCCATTTCAATCAGTTCGaggtgaatttcattaacttcacgatcaatttcaatcacttcacggtcaattcccttcatttcacggtcaattccgacgattccccttcacttcacggtcaattcaattcatttcatggtcaattcccttcacttcatagtcaattcaattcatttcacggtcaattcccttcatttcatggtcaattccatgcatttcacggtcaattctggtgattccccttcacttcacggtcaatttaattcatttcacggtcaatttcattcacttcacggtcaattcaattcatttcacggttaattcccttcatttcacagtcaattccatgcatttcacggtcaattccggcaattccccttcactttatggccaattcaattcatttcacagtcaattcccttcatttcatggtcaattccatgcatttcacagtcaattccatgcatttcactcccttacactcaaatacacATCCAAACTCATCTCTGTCATCCCTATTCTCTCAAATACACATCCGAACTCATCTCTCACATCcttattccttcttttcacccattttcttcattaaatctccatcctactatcacattacatcttccataTTCCATTCTACTCAAAGCTACCTGCATTCGTTTTCTAAGAGGACGTGAATGCATTGATAAACGTGAAATGTTGTAAGCTTTTCTTCGAAGAATGTGTTTCACATCAATgcactcttattctttttctcgaaTACGAATTTCACTGATACGACGGCTGTGAGAAGTAAGGTCGTTTAAATTATTAAGAAATTACTTAGAAGTTTGTAGTTAATTTCATGCATTGCTAAGTCAATTTTACGTGGTTATCCAATAAACTTCAAGAAGTTCGCGGTAAATTTACGAGTTATGTcattgtgtttgttttcagaaAATGACTTCGATAATCATCTtatgctcatatggtggggagttagtaAGCGAAAACAATCGATACACGTACAAGGGgagaatgcatggaattgaccgtgaagtgaatggaattgaccgtgaaatacattgaattgatcgtgaagtgaaggggaatcgctgggaataaccgtgaaatgcatggaattgaccgtgaagtgaagggagttgacagtgaaatgaatgaaaatgactgtgaagttaaGGGAGTTGACcctgaaatgaatgaaaatgactgtgaagtgaagggattgaccgtgaaatgcatgaaattgaccgtgaagtaaaggggaatcgccgggattgaccgtgaagtgaagggaattgaccgtgaaatgaatgaaattgaccgcaaactgattgaaattgactgcgaagtgaatgaaatggattttcaaccatcgacctgatgaaaTCTTCGAAAAAAAccaggttggttggataaagtagcttctcctatttCAAAATcttatatggtacgtcaagtaactcattttggtttagaagatatgcttgttaaatgaataaagaaagaaatgaataaaaagagaattttttttatatgattatatattcatatttatataaatatgtattagagaaaaatgggAGGGTGgcaatgaccatgaagtgaagggaattgaccataaaatgcatgaaaataatcgtgaaggggattgatcgtgaaatgcatggaattgaccatgaagtgaaggggaatcaccggaattgatcgtgaaatgcatggaattgatcgtgaagtgaagggaattaatcgtaaaatgtatggaattgatcgtgaagtgaaggggattgaccatgaaatgaattgaattgatcgtgaagtgaagggaattgaccatgaaatgcatggaattgactgtgaagtgaaggggattgaccgtgaaatgaattgaattgaccatgaagtgaaaggaattgaccgtgaaatgcatggaattgaccatgaagtgaaccAAATTCACCGGAATTGAacgtgaaggggaatcgccggaattgaccgtgaaatgcatggaattgaccgtgaagtgaagggaattcattagaattgaccgtgaaatgcatggaattgactgtgaagtgaaggggattgaccgtgaaatgaattgaattgaccatgaagtgaaaggaattgaccgtgaaatgcatggaattgatcatgaagtgaagggaattgaccgcgaaatgcatgaaattgactgtgaagtgaagggaattcgccaaaattgaccgtgaaatgcatgaaattgaccatgaagtgaagggaattggtcgcgaaatgcatgcaattgatagtgaagtgaagggaattcgccggaatttaccgcgaaatgcatggaatgaaatggattttcaaccatcgacctaatggaatcttgaaaaataactaggttggttagataaagtagcttctcctacccaaaatcatatatggtatgtcatataactcattctgatttaagagatatgtttattaaatgaataaagaaatagatgaataaaaagagagaaaaaaaacttATATACTTATATCTACGTATTTATTtaaatgtgttagagaaaaatgtagagagGAAAAAGCTCttcttgtaaaaaaaataatgataaaaaatgTACAGGCTGCCGCGGCACTATAGCCAGTACGGTGGTACTGTTGtgcatatttattttttccccagtgcaatcccccactgcttttgtggtcccatcatgaggtatgtgttatatcgaaaccgtccatctatttggcgagctcatattaaggcttgagacgaaaaataagacagatctaactatcaagtggaccacactgtaaaaggcagtaggggattgaacgtctaccattaaaacccttttagggatcacagaagttttggatcaatatgaaatttgttttatctcttcatccaggtctttgtgaccttgtgaatagattgcatggaaaataaacggtatggtgggccctacgatatttttaacggtgaaaatcaatgtcctgctgctatttgtggtgtggtccagttgatttttggatatgattacTCTGAAAtaatctcgaaatatggatgaacgttgtggatataatatacataactgtggggccatgtaagtttgatctcttttgaaccgttcgatACAAGCGGGAGTTCCAGGAGCGTCAGCTCTCTTcacgcaccagccaatccgcttccgaaaggaATGGAGGGTATTTTGGTATGGTGAAAAGTCGTCCGTACAGTTGGGGCTTATTCATGGGagctaaaaataagtgggcttCAAAAGGTCCATGGGCCAGAagtgggtcgtacagtaggaaatttctctagATTTTAAGTCTGTGCTTGCACTGGTGCGGTGATCCGTCAAGGTGGTGCGTTTGGATACACGATAGGACCAAATTGCAATTACGAGATAATTGAAAATGAACGCATTGTAGCACGATGGAATTCGGTCCAAGTTGGATGCTATACTTGCAGGATAGCTCTCCATCATTTTGAGAATGGTgctgactcatcctcctcacgtGTGATACACGCGTAAATGTAAGCCATAgggtggatggagcatatctctaaaatcacacagATCAGGATTCCTAACAATCAAATCGAAGGCTATCTAATTAGTGGTCCAAAATCAAGGTAATATCCTCCCTGTAAATTTTAggagatttggacggtctggatcactatgAAATCATGCCACGTGCATGGTTTAACAGTCACCACTATTAATGGTGCTAAACCATCATAGGAGTCCAGCCTACGCGACTTTCATGTGCCCCCAAGCGCTAGGGAGTCGATGGCGATGTCcctgttaaatccactccgtccagtttCTCCAGCTTGGGTAAGAAtgtaggcccaaaaatgaggaatgtccaaaactgaagtggaccacaaaacaggaaacagTTAGGGATGGAAATGCCCGCTGCTGAAACCTTCACAgtgtccacggtgatgtttatatgccatccaaaccgttcataatgttATTCCCaccgggatgaactgaaaataaaaatattagcctgacccaaaccgtccatcgccccatgaagatttcaatggtgcaggttcaatccccattgtttctttggatctactcatttttaggttcatgtcctaacatggggaaagtgatggacggtccggatatcACATtgacatcagggtgggccccacataatagcTTCCACCTACATGAACGGTTCCACTTTGGTTATTTGGGATTTCAAATCatttttgcatccaaacacagcccaaCAATGAAGATCGAGCATGATTTTGAAACCACCTACTTAGATGATTGTAGGTGGGACACTTGATTAATGTCAACTACTTTAGTAAAGGAGTTGGATGCTTGTCACCTTCCATAATTAAATGATATTGTTTGGATTTTGATATGACAATATGGCATGGATGTGGACTGGCATCCACTAGATGTTAGCTACAAAGGGGTTTCACCCCATTGCCCCTtctggcccaccatgggatgatcAAGACCGTTCACATAAAAGTCCTTACTgaagttagttcctaaaaatatcGCCCATCATGGATCTCATGATCCACATGGAGTGACTTAAAACGATAGTCCAATAAAAACAGTCTCTAACTCATTATAAAATGAACAGTGATGATCTCCACTCGATGAGATTCTTTCCATGCTGACCATATACTATAAGATCTTataaatgaacggtctagatcattgtATCTTAGGGCAGAAAGGCGCAGGCATGGAACCCTTATTTAGGAACTCAAACCTTGGTTGGTTGCCATGGTTTTTCAACTCCGCGACACGGACTCACTAATCTGGTACCGAGTCGAGAGTACACTCCGCCGAGTTAGGGGGTGACACGGTCAGTCGGATCAAGTCACACTTCCAACTACACACGAGTTAAACTAAGTCgaacttggcacaactcgactcaaatcggccactagctgacccagctcaaactcgacttggctcggtcaTCGAGCTTAACTAGCTAGATCGGCTCGATTTGGTTAGCAGCTTAGGCCAATTTAAGCTAAGTTTGAACTGGTGCGGATTTTATTCAAAcatatggagtgcaccttcaatttctcacagtatgcaaaATATCAATAGtagtttataggtatttcatcaatcACTTGATAGATAGTATCAAAATCAAGATTCAAAAATAGCtttatcatgtaatgtttttcttttagtagtgatttgtttcatatccataccttcctagTCACTAGCCGATCCCAAGGAGAATGTATACAACTGAAACAACACTTCCTTGAGTCatctcatcaaacacttggtgaacaacattaatattaaaataaccgagtcattGAACTGGTTCAATCTAAGTTCCATTTGAATTGAGGTTCGATCTTAGTCAAATCGAGATtggccaagctcgaactcggcttgaaatatttttaagctccaaaaatcaactcgactcggcatGAAATCAATTTCGAACCGAGTAGAATCAAGCCTTTTTgagtcaaatcgagtcgagcgagttaaccgaactaacttggttcatgtacagctcACTCTATTCTCAGTACTGAGTCGTGGTGCTGAACCGGATTGAACTTGACTGaatccgagtcaactcagacgaGTCGCATCTACCTAGGTAGATTCATCAATCCATGGTTTCCAAGAcggatccaagccatccatcatcagGCGGGGTACATAGTGAAAAATTCCATATACAAAAATCAACTTAGTACGCTCATCAAGTGATCtatacatgtatgttgaatttggaccgttggtcaTTTTCTCTGACCGCTCATTTTTCTCGTATGATTTTTTACCTGATCCGAAAACCAACGTATTTTTTGTCCATGGTACGTTCGTTGTGTATCCTACAAGATAAATGGCATGGTGGAGTATGATTGTCCATACATATGCACACTGCCACATTACACTTAGCACACCTTTACTGAAATCCAAACGGTCCAACTCGTGGACTTCAATGTAGATTTCTCTTACcccaaaaatcaatttgattaGATGCTTCTAGTCATTTATTAATTGTCTTTTGTAAATAAAAAAGTGCCATATAAAATATTTATCCATAACTTACAAGACGGGTTGGATCGTCATACACCTTCCTCATATAGCTAGTCACATCTCTTCTCCAATTAtaggcaaaaaaataataaaatgtgtTGTGATAAATGTCTTATATTTTGTAGAATGGTGTAAAGAAATTTATGGATACAGCTTGAATCTTAGGACTGTCAATGGGCCAAGCCTGGGTAGGCCTCAGGCcctgattttgaactgtttcaggccaGGCCGTGGGTTagtcctattcaaaattttaaattttcaggctcaagcctagcccattgacacccaTACTGAATAAGGTGAGGTGCCTTTGCATAATGGTAAAAGTTGAAGGCAGCGCCCTCAACTTGAATGGTATGAGATTCAATCTCAAGACATGACCTAGCCAAAATAAGATATTTTAAGTATTTCTATATATTAGGTATAAATATTATTTATGAGGTCCAATTAGGGTTATACAAGAAATTCTTTTCTGATTTTTTACTAGAAATATTGTTAGAATTATAATTCTtttaagaattttattttttatgggggCTTACATATAGAACAGGCACAATGCATATAAATTCTTTGTATTTTCTGTTTATTTAGCTCTGCATCAGTTTACTTTTTTacttaatatttgattttttcaattagagctagcctttCAACAGGTAAATCTTAATTATTGCATCTCTTGCATGCCCTACCATAGACAACCCATATGGTAGCAGTAACAATATAATTCGGCAATCCTAATCATCTATTTGAGGCTTTTTTAATTCTTAACAGTCTAGATGAAAGAAAAGGAAGTACCTACCAACCATATGCAGAAAAATTTCAATCACAGTGGGTTCaaaacatggatgatatacaaaaggcccactagttggatggcaaaaaataaTATACAATGCAACTGAACATACTATTAATTGCACACCAAAACATTGATTAATGTATCTGTTTAAACATTTCAATCTTGCTTTAACATTATAGAAAATTTTGTTTTGTTGTACCCTAGCAATAAGATTTTTATATGGTTGATATATGGGGTAAATTGCAAAAAAATTTAGCTGCATTActtacaagtaattcaaattaaaaattTCCCAATATGGGTCTCTGTTTGGTGTACCATGAACCAAAATATAAGATTATATTGGTTATTAGATAGCTAAAAAGTGAAAATGTTCCAATGGTTCTAATTCAATACAAAATCATTCACAAATTACAGTTACGATTAGAGCTGGCATCGAGtagagtcagaccgagttagaggtaactcaactcgacttggtttcAAAATAGACCTGGCCGGAACTCGActagactcggtaccgagtctagcatgcctaaccCCATCCGAGTTTGGGTCCAGCACGAACTAATCCAGACCAAGTCTGACCCGATCATAGGTATGAAATTGGGTCGGGTTGGCACCGAGTTGGGTTAGGTGCAGTCACAACTCAGAAGCTAGGTGCACCTATCAGAATTGTAGCAtctccatcagctacacaacATTTCAGATCTAAAACGTCAAATTTGGAATTtgtcattattattatatatgtacgagtcacatcgagtcgagttagtaCCGAGTTagattttgagtcgagtcgagttgatttattgggtgacccgaactcgactcggtttgcaTTCAGATAGGATGAAGTTTACTCAATTCGAGTCGGGACTCAACGAGTCAAATGAGTCAAATCTACTAAGTCGAGTCATTCCATGCCCGGCTCTTGTTAGGattctttatttcttttacaaATCTGATTTCGGTACTAACTTAGAAAAGCTCtgcaatttagttggtttaataaGTTTATGTATGCGAGATGCACAATTTTTTATCGGCTGCGTATGAATAGTCATTCcctgccaaagtatcaaataactgcttttaaattttaaatggaAGAGTCATGGGACGGTTGCCGCATCAGGATTTAAAGATtataaaactttgatactctggcagagtactgTAGTTGATGGAACGCACTAAGAAATCACACGCATGCCACATGGAtaacatatattaaaataatcaaaTCACCATCAGGGATTTGGTGGGCATTTAATGGACAGATGAGATTAAAAAATAATCAAAGTTTCCACCCAACAAATAAATGCTCATTAATCATAGCTGAGGATAGTTCAATCAATCCTCTGAATTTGGAATCTGATCTACCTATAGCGGATCCCACAATTTGAACGGTCTAGTTTCCATCAATATCCATGCCACGTATTCAATTTAAGAGTGACCGTGTATCAACATCAGTATGCTagtgtatcaaataactccccgttTAAGACAAGCACATATCTCTCATACACAAGAAGTTGGAATACAGATACCTCCGACTTtaattgagaaatttacgactgtggaccccaccttttatccaacggtttttacgaagcaatacaaactcacttggacctcctcgtacggagtcggaatttcaggacgaaaatacccctccttttgacggaaacggattcggtactccccctgccaccaactaATGCGGACGGTCGctggtctgtggaccccaccatattgtatacttttcatccatgccgtccatatatttttccggatcattttatggtatgagaccaaaattaggtatatccaaactcaattgtaccacattacaggaaacaattttgaatgagcgtcaaccattagaaactcaggtggagcccactgtgatgtttgtgagaaatccaccccgtctaagttcattcataaggtcacaaagacctggatgaataggaaaaataaatttcataatgatccaaaacttgtgtaacccctaaaagggttgcaatggtagacgttcaattccccactgccttttccggtgtggtccagttgattgctagatctatcttatttttcacctcaagccttaattcgagttcgccaaatagatggacggtttggatataacacatacctcataatgggacccacaaaaatcggtggggataACAGtagggaaaaagaaggaaaagaaaaaaggaagccaGCGTGTTGGGGTTGGACCCGGTCGATCGGGTCAGAGCTGggtctatcgctacggattataactgtagccaaaactgtagtgctatgcacttttttcat
Coding sequences:
- the LOC131217632 gene encoding U3 small nucleolar RNA-associated protein 21-like, whose amino-acid sequence is MISAGYHGDIKVWDFKGRELRSRLVVGCPVVKFVYHRTNGLLATVAEDMILRLFDVVALRMVRKFDCHTDRVTDLCFSEDGKWLLSSSMDGSLRIWDVIFARQIDAMHVDVSITALSLSPNMDIILCNFFFF